The DNA segment TCGTGGATGGTGACCGTGATCTCGATGCCCTCGCGGTCGGGCGTGAGCATGACGCGCGGTGTCCCCACCTGCACGTTCATGTAGCCCTTGTCGTAGTAGAGGGCGTTCAACATGAGGACGTCGCGCTCGAAGACGTCCTGCCGGTAGGGGCCGCCCGAGCCGAAGGCGAGGAAGCCGGCGTTGCCGGTCTGCATGCCTTCGCGGAGCTCGGTGTCGGAGACCGTGTAGTTGCCGATGAAGGTCACGCGGCGCACGGTGACCGGCGAGTGCTCGGCGATCTTGAAGCGGACGACGACCTCGTTGTCGCGCTCGGCGTCCACCGTCGACTCGACGTCGGCGAGGAAGTAGCCCTTCTCCGCGTAGGCGTCCTTGATCTTCTGGACGCTCCGCCGCACGGCGGGGACGCTCAAGATGGTGTTGGGCTTGACCTCCACCGCCTCCTGCAGCTTGTCGTTCTCGATCTCGGAGTTGCCCTCGAACTCGACGGCCTTCACGTTGGGTCGCTCGCGGACGAGAAAGCGCAGCGACACGCCGCGATCGGAGCGCGTGAGGTCGACCTCGATGTCGTCGAAGAAGCCGGAGTCCCACAGGGCCCGAACGTCCGATGAGAGCAGCTCGGGGCGGAACGCCTGGCCCGGGCGCAGGCGCAGGTAGGTCATCACGTCGTCGCGCGCCACGCGGCGGTTGCCGCTCACCTCGATGGCGAGGATCGGCGCCCCGGCCGCCTTCTCGGCCTCGGTGAGGGGCAGGCGAATGGCTGGCGCTGCGGGCGCCGCGGCCACGGGCGTCGGCGTGGACGGTCCCGCGTCGGCCGAGGCCCCCGCGTCCATTGGGCTGCCGGCGTCGGCCGCGAGCGGCGTCGCGCGCGCGCCCGCGTCGCCAGCCCCCGCGTCGTCCCCTGCGGCCGCCGCGCTGCGCACCGCGGGCACGAGCTGCGCGCGGGAAGTTCCCGAAAGGACGAATAAAAGTAGCCCCAGCACGAGCCCGAGGGCGGCGAGCAGCCGTGCGCTTCGTCTCGGGTCAAGGAAGGGGCGGGTCGGCATCGAGCAGAGCTGCGTGGCGGAGATCCCGCAGACGCGGAGGGGTCCTATCGCGTTACCGGGAGCAAGGTCAACGCGTGTTTGGCGTCGCGCTCCGGGGCCGCCTCCCCTCGGGTGCGCGCGTGCCTTGCGGATTCATGCGCGCGCGCCCCGAGGGGGAGATCCGGCGACCCTTGGTGCGGAGACTAACTGGGGGCCACGGCCCCCTCGGGCGTCGACAGGTCGCCCGGCCGCGGCCACCAGAGATACCCGGAGAGGCCGAACGCCGCCGCGAGGGTCAGCATCGCGACCCGGCTCGGCATCACGTCGGCGAGGAGCCCCACGAGCGGCGGAGACCAGAGATCGCCGAAGAGGTGGATCGCGAAGATCGCGAGCGCCATCGCGCTCGCGCGGACGTGGGCGGGGACGCTTTTCAGGAGGATCGCGTTGATGGGCGACATCGAGAGGAACAGCGCCACCTCGCAGAAGAACGCCGCGCCGAAGAAGGCGTTCGACGATGGCGCGAGGAAGCAGAAGGCGGCGATGGGCGTCGCGATGAGGCTCCCGACGGCGCATAGCTTGAGGAGGGCGGAGACCTCGAGCTCGGTCCGGCGCTTCGCTTCGGCTTCGGTGGGCGCCTCGCTTGGCGGGCCGAGGTGCGCCGTCGCCTTCGCTTGCAGTCGGTCGGCCAGGTTCCCGCCCAGGAAGGTGCCGACCGCCCCACCGACGACGGTGATCAGGCCGAAGCGGAAGTTGGCGCTCACGAGCGTCACCTTGAAGGTGTCGGAGAGGAAGGTGGGGGCCCAGTAGCTGAAGCCCCCGAGGGCGAACGTGTAGGCGCAGTACCCAAGCAGCGCGCGCCGGTACTGCCGGGCGGCTCGGAGCTCCCCGAGGGCCTCCCGCACGTTCGGCTTCTCGCGGCTGCCGCGCTCGGGCTCGACCACGAGGAGGCAGGCGAAGCCGAGCAGCAGCCCCGGTCCGCCCGCGAGGTAGAACGCATAACGCCAGCCGTAGGCGTGCTCGATCGCGCCACCGATGAGGTAGCCGAGCGCGGCGCCGATGGGCTGAGCTACGTAAAATATCGAGAGGTTTCGGCCTTTTCGCGCCGTCGGGGAGACGTCGTCGATGAGCGTGGGGGCGATGGCGGTGAAGCTCGCCTCGCCGACGCCGACGACCGCCCGCCAGAAGAGCAGGGTAGGCGCGGTGCGCGCAAAGCCCGAGGCGACCGTGGCGACGCTCCACACGAGGATGCCGAACGTGATGAGGCGGGTGCGACGCCCGCGGTCCGCGAGGTAGCCGAAGACGGGGCTCGAGGTGAAGTACCCCACGAGGAAGATCGTGGCCATGAGCCCGCTCACGAAGTTCGAGAGGAGCAGCTCGTCGCGGACCTTCGGGAGCACCGCCGCGAGCACGTAGCGGTCCACGAAGTTCAGCAGGTTCAGCGCCGTGAGGAGCGCGAGCACGGCGGCGGGGCGACGGATCACCCGCCGAGACTACGGCGTTGTGGCCGGACCCGCGCCCAATTCGCGACTCGAGCCCACGCGGGAGCGCCACCGCAGGGCCCCACCGCAGCCGTCCACCCGCGGGTGGACGCGCCGCGCTCCGCTTGACACCTGTTCACCTCCCGCGGTAGCTGCCGAAGCGCCATGTTGCCCGCACAAGCCTCCGTCGACTCGACGCCCGCCTCGAGCCAGGTCCCGAAGAAGCCCGCGCGCCGCGCCACCGCCGAGACGATGGCCACCAAGCAGCGCGAGATCTCGGTGAGCGAGTTCTTCACGAAGAACCGGCACCTGCTCGGGTTCGACAACCCCGCCAAGGCGCTGCTCACGACCGTGAAAGAGGCCGTCGACAACTCGCTCGACGCCTGCGAAGAGGCCGGGATCCTCCCCGAGCTGCTGGTCGACATCAAGGAGGTGCAGAAGGACCGCTTCCGGGTCGTCATCGAAGACAACGGCCCAGGCATCGTGAAGGCGCAGATGCCCAAGATCTTCGCCAAGCTGCTCTACGGCAGCAAGTTCCACCGCCTGAAGCAGTCGCGTGGGCAGCAGGGCATCGGCATCAGCGCCGCCGGGCTCTACGCGCAGCTCACGACCGGCAAGGCGGTCACGATCACCTCGAAGATCGGCAAGGGTCGCCCCGCCATCCAAATCGAGCTGCGCATCGACACCAAGCGAAACCAGCCCGACGTTGTGAGCGAGCGCATCGTGCCCTGGGAGCGCGAGCACGGGACGCGCGTCGAGCTCGAGCTGGTCGCGGCGTACCGCGGCGGGCGCACCGGCGTCGACGCGTACCTGGAGCAGACCGTGGTCGCGAACCCGCACCTGGGGCTCAGCTACGATCCGCCGCGTGGCGAGCGCGTGGTCTACCCGCGGGCGTCGAGCGAGCTGCCCCGCGAGGCGCAGGAAATCAAGCCTCATCCGCACGGCGTCGAGCTCGGGATGCTGCAAATGATGCTCTCCGATGCCGAGGGCAAGTCGGTGCAGGAGGTCCTCGCGGCCGACTTCTCACGCGTGAGCAGCAACGTCGCCGGGAAGATCTGCAAAGACGCGGGCGTCTCCGCCCAGACGCCCGCCGGCGAGGTGCGCGGCGACGATCTCGACCGGCTCTACAAGGCGCTCGGCGAGGTGAAGCTGATGGCGCCGCCCGCCTCGTGCGTGGTGCCCATCGGCGAAGAGTTGCTCATCACGGGCCTCCGCCGTCGCTTCCCCGACGCCGACTTCGTCGCCTCGAGCACGCGGCCCCCGTCGGTGTACCGCGGCAACCCGTTCGTGGTGGAGGTGGGCCTCGCGTACGGCGGCTCGATGTCGGCGGACGAGCCCGCGGACGTCATGCGGTTCGCGAACCGTGTGCCGCTCCAGTACCAGCCGAAGGCCTGCGCGATCAGCGAGTCGGTGTACGACACGAACTGGCGCTCGTACGAGATCGCTCAGCCGAAGGGGTCGCTGCCGATCGGCCCGCTCGCCATCGTGGTGCACCTCGCGAGCGTGTGGGTGCCGTTCACGAGCGAGGCGAAGGAGGCGGTCGCTCACTACGACGACCTGCTCCGCGAGATGCGGCTCGCCGTGCAAGAGTGCGGGCGGAAGCTCGGCTCCTACCTCCGGGCGCGCGAGCGCGCGGCGAGCGACCAGAAGCGGCTCGGCATTTTCCAGCGCTACATCCCCGAGGTGGCGCAGGCCATCGCGGACATCCTCGCGGTGGACGCCGAGGGCGTCGAGGGCGCGTTCTTGCGAGCGCTGCCGAACTTCGCGAAGGTGGCCCTCGTAGAGACCACGGAGGAGGACGACGAGCCCTCCCGCGCCGCGTCGATGTTGCCACCCCCGGACGACGGCGACAGCGCGAGGCCGCCGCCACCTCCGCGCGTGCCTGAAGATGACGGCGCCGTGAAGGCCGCGTCGGTGAAGGCCGCGTCGGTGAAGGCCGCGCCTGCGAAGGCCGCGCCCGCGAAGGCCGCGCCCGCGAAGGCCGCGCCCGCGAAGGCTGCGCCCGCGAAGGCTGCGCCGGCGAAGAGCGCGAAGAGCGCGAAGGCCGCGCCGAGCAAGCCAAACAAGCCCACGAAGAAAGGGCGGGGGTGATCCATGGCCGCCAAGAAGAAAGCCCCGAAGGCCCCCGCCGCGAAGGCCCCCGCGAAGGGCGCGCCTGCGAAGGAGACGTTGCCGCTCGACGCCGTCGACGCAGCGACGCTGCGAAAGATCGAGAGCCTCGCGAAGCTTGCGCTCCGCTCCGTCGAGCAGGGCGACAACCCGGCCCTGTCGATCCGGACCCGCGCCCTCTCCAACGTGTCGTTCAACCCGAAGAAGCGAATCATCGAGCTCGGCGATCGCCGGCAGTCGCGTGAGTTCTTCAACACGTCGATGGCGAAGAAGTTCATGCAGACCTTCCTCGTGGCGCGTGGCTGCAAGAGCCTCATCGAGGAGCAGAAGACCGTCAGCATTCGTCAAATGTTCTACCTGTCGAAGCACACGCTCCGCGGCAGCCAGGAGAACACCTTCGACGAGCAGAGCGAGAGCGATCCCATCATCGAGGACCTCGAGGTCGGCATCGACGCGCTCCGCGAGGAGCTGCACCTCTTCGCCAACCGCCGCGGGCTCGTGGTCGGCCGGCTCGTCGTCAACGACGCGGGCGACGAGATCGACCTCAGTCGCATGGGCCGCGGCGGCTGGGGAATCCCCAGCATCTGCGAGGAGAAGGACCTCAAATTCACCCGGTGCGACGCCGAGTTCATCCTCCTCGTCGAGAAGCAGGCGATCTTCCACCGCCTCAACGAGGACCGCATCTGGGAGAAGCACAAGTGCATCCTCATGACGAGCGAGGGGCAGGCCGCGCGCGGCGCCCGGCGGCTCCTTCAGCGGATGGCCACCGAGCTGAAGCTGCCCATTTACGTGCTCGTCGATAACGACCCGTGGGGGCTCTACATTTACTCGGTGTTGAAGCAGGGCTCGATCAACCTGGCGTACGAGTCGATGCGCATGGCCGTGCCGAACGTGCGCTTCCTGGGCATGAGCTCCGTCGACCACAAGCACTTCACGCTGCCGAAGGCCGTGGAGATCAAGCTCTCCAAGGACGACGTGGCCCGCGCGAACCAGATGAAGAAGTACCCCTGGTTCGCCGACAAGAAGTGGCAGAAGGAGATCGACGATCTCCTCCGCGCCGGCTTCAAGATGGAGCTCGACGGGCTCCTCACCAAGGGCATCTCGTTCATCACCGAGGAGTACATCCCGAAGAAGATCCGGGACCGGACCTACCTCGTGTAGCGCCGCGCGGCGCGCCGCTGGCCCGGGATCGAATGCCGCGCGGCCCGCGCGCACCTACGCACGGGTACGGCGCCGCTCGCCACCGGGGTGGACTACGCCGGGTCCAGGACTCTCCACCGTGCAGTTGCGCACCGGCGCGCCGCAGCTTCTACTGAAAGAATCATGGCGACCTGCCCCACCTGCCACACCCAGTACGCCGACTCGGTCGAGGTCTGCCCCGAGCACGGAGCCGCGCTGCTGCCGGACAGCGTGTTCGCCGCGACGGACTCCGACCTCGCGCCTGGCACGCTCGTCGGCGAGTACCGCATCGAGGGGAAGCTCGGCGAAGGCGCCTTTGGCGCGGTGTACCGGGCGGTGCACCCGATGATCGGCAAGGCCGCCGCGATCAAGGTGATCGGCCGCTCGCTCTCGCACGACCCGCAGATGGTCTCTCGGTTCGTGGCGGAGGCGCGCGCGGTCAACCAGATCCGGCACCGCAACATCATCGACGTGTTCGGCTTCGGCGTGGTCCCGGACGGCCGCCACTACTACGCGATGGAGCTGCTCGAGGGCATGACCTTCGACTCCTACCTCAAGGCCCACGGGCGCCTCGCGCTCGCCGACGCGCTCCCCATCCTCCGCGGCATCGCGCGCGCGCTCGACGCTGCGCACGCGAAGGGCATCTTCACCGCGACTTGAAGCCCGAGAACGTGTTCCTCGTCCTCGACGACGACGGCCCACCGCAGCCGAAGCTGCTCGACTTCGGCATCGCCAAGCTCACCCAGCCTGGCGAGGCGACTCACAAGACCAAGACCGGCGCCGCCATGGGGACGCCGTACTACATGTCGCCCGAGCAGTGCCGCGGGCTCGATGTCGACGGCCGCACCGACGTGTACGCGTTCGGGGTCATGGCGTTCGAGGTGCTCACCGGCACTCTGCCGTTCGAGAGCGCGAGCGCGCTCGACCTGCTCATGATGCACCTGAACGAGCCGGTGCCGCGCGCCTCCGACCGACACCCGGAGCTCGGGACCGCGTTCGACGCCGTGTTCGCGCGCGCGATGGCCAAGGACAAGGAGGCGAGGCCCACGCTCGCCACCCAAGCGCTCGACGAGATCTCGCACGCGGGCGGGGTCGCGCTCACGAGCTCCGCCGGCGCGCGCGGCGCGGTGCTCCCAACGTCGGGTCACGTGGTCGCGGCGCGACCTCACGGGGCGACCGAGCTCGCGCACAGCCAGACCCTCGCGCAGCCCGTGACTCTCGCGGAGCCCCCCGTGATGCCGTCGAAGACCCTCGGCGCGTCCTCGGCCGACGTGGCCTCGCCGCCGCGCCGTTCGCCCGTCGTGCTGGGCGCCATCGCGCTCGTCGCCGTGCTCGTCGGCGCGGTCGGGGTCGTGGTGGTGAAGGGGCGCTCGACCGCGACCGCCGAGCCCCGCGCCGCAGCCTCCGCCCCGATTGAGGCGGCGTCCGCGCCGGCCACCGGCGTCACGGCGCCTCCCGCGGCCTCCGTCGCGACCCCGGCGCCGGCGGCGACTACGGTCTCGCTCACGGTCGAGGGCGCCACGCTCGACTCGGTCGTCACGGTGGACGGCAAGAAGCTCGGCGTGGGCCAGGGGCCGTTCGTCGTTCCGCGCGGTCAGGCACCGCTCGTGCTCTCGGTGGCGGCGCCCGGCTACAAG comes from the Myxococcales bacterium genome and includes:
- a CDS encoding MFS transporter, with the translated sequence MIRRPAAVLALLTALNLLNFVDRYVLAAVLPKVRDELLLSNFVSGLMATIFLVGYFTSSPVFGYLADRGRRTRLITFGILVWSVATVASGFARTAPTLLFWRAVVGVGEASFTAIAPTLIDDVSPTARKGRNLSIFYVAQPIGAALGYLIGGAIEHAYGWRYAFYLAGGPGLLLGFACLLVVEPERGSREKPNVREALGELRAARQYRRALLGYCAYTFALGGFSYWAPTFLSDTFKVTLVSANFRFGLITVVGGAVGTFLGGNLADRLQAKATAHLGPPSEAPTEAEAKRRTELEVSALLKLCAVGSLIATPIAAFCFLAPSSNAFFGAAFFCEVALFLSMSPINAILLKSVPAHVRASAMALAIFAIHLFGDLWSPPLVGLLADVMPSRVAMLTLAAAFGLSGYLWWPRPGDLSTPEGAVAPS
- a CDS encoding protein kinase — encoded protein: MATCPTCHTQYADSVEVCPEHGAALLPDSVFAATDSDLAPGTLVGEYRIEGKLGEGAFGAVYRAVHPMIGKAAAIKVIGRSLSHDPQMVSRFVAEARAVNQIRHRNIIDVFGFGVVPDGRHYYAMELLEGMTFDSYLKAHGRLALADALPILRGIARALDAAHAKGIFTAT
- a CDS encoding DNA topoisomerase IV subunit A, which produces MAAKKKAPKAPAAKAPAKGAPAKETLPLDAVDAATLRKIESLAKLALRSVEQGDNPALSIRTRALSNVSFNPKKRIIELGDRRQSREFFNTSMAKKFMQTFLVARGCKSLIEEQKTVSIRQMFYLSKHTLRGSQENTFDEQSESDPIIEDLEVGIDALREELHLFANRRGLVVGRLVVNDAGDEIDLSRMGRGGWGIPSICEEKDLKFTRCDAEFILLVEKQAIFHRLNEDRIWEKHKCILMTSEGQAARGARRLLQRMATELKLPIYVLVDNDPWGLYIYSVLKQGSINLAYESMRMAVPNVRFLGMSSVDHKHFTLPKAVEIKLSKDDVARANQMKKYPWFADKKWQKEIDDLLRAGFKMELDGLLTKGISFITEEYIPKKIRDRTYLV
- a CDS encoding serine/threonine protein kinase, producing the protein MKPENVFLVLDDDGPPQPKLLDFGIAKLTQPGEATHKTKTGAAMGTPYYMSPEQCRGLDVDGRTDVYAFGVMAFEVLTGTLPFESASALDLLMMHLNEPVPRASDRHPELGTAFDAVFARAMAKDKEARPTLATQALDEISHAGGVALTSSAGARGAVLPTSGHVVAARPHGATELAHSQTLAQPVTLAEPPVMPSKTLGASSADVASPPRRSPVVLGAIALVAVLVGAVGVVVVKGRSTATAEPRAAASAPIEAASAPATGVTAPPAASVATPAPAATTVSLTVEGATLDSVVTVDGKKLGVGQGPFVVPRGQAPLVLSVAAPGYKPFVGAFLPAEDGKVEARLERAGGGLKPAAVPAGPGKPAPTISKDLAQPDFGK